One Bombus pyrosoma isolate SC7728 linkage group LG7, ASM1482585v1, whole genome shotgun sequence genomic window carries:
- the LOC122569712 gene encoding roquin-2 isoform X1: MPIQAPQWTEFLSCPVCCHDFDVAIRGPISLGCGHTICRTCLANLHRKQCPFDQSIINTEIERLPVNEALLQLVGNPVPTNVATAYQKLLPPEDHANYLVAKRCIEELALYLKPCQTNPSLATGVGLVSRPMQRKLVTLVGCQLVEPEGRARAVRAARSLGERSVTELILQHQNPQQLNANLWAAVRARGCQFLGPAMQEEVLKLVLLALEDGSALSRKVLVMFVVQRLESHFPQASKTSIGHVVQLLYRASCFKVSKREGDSSLMQLKEEFRTYEALRREHDAQIVQIATEAGLRIAPDQWSALLYGDTSHKSHMQSIIDKLQTPQSFAQSVQELVIALQRTPDPGQLSSLRPQLELLAAIDPSPETEPPTLAECRGALEAVRTVVAALVEFIQQHGNRKTQDGTHNVGPGQPKYKVSMCRDLALRGSCPRSTNCTFAHSDMELDKYRSKSRKLSLRSSLPGINHSDAKTDKSVTGSNNKTFKQNDDLSYHSIKSHDNTHRESFNSMNKVNPIQHHNPTNENNFIGSLTNYMLPSPQGMLPVVPTKNIDVHCSHYIMPNTPVDYTAPNLNIWDSSQLSSNMTNGISNTKKQRTVAKTLAMLLQRRMEILNQLETIVNKQVPQMKMNYDIQGDTLSSNFSIWTNTPNNPMVSSTNMNCNNNFRCADPILFDDEFVPFDASSNSKYGPISKLSKNLIRSTNGVQSTNFYADGGTSPTISAYRSMPTTNSITSWYYGNQPYATIGANGGIQAINNSSFGDNYITFGRNISDTSTHTQLPRPDSMSKDLILESQKVKQQLRHLEKKINDLKLATQGATFTAGERLAQELQMIEAGIREKEKDVRNWSPYGTVPWIQSSNNLLSSQNFSQDYKPEEEDTYEAGIANDMRELELRWEFELQEQEKHWSSEEDNSKK, encoded by the exons ATGCCAATACAGGCACCACAGTGGACTGAATTTCTTTCGTGTCCAGTTTGCTGTCATGACTTTGATGTGGCCATACGTGGTCCAATATCGTTAGGATGTGGTCATACCATATGTCGTACGTGCCTTGCAAATTTACATCGTAAACAATGTCCTTTTGATCAG agtattattaatacagaaatagaaagattACCAGTAAATGAAGCTTTATTACAATTGGTGGGAAATCCTGTTCCCACAAATGTTGCAACAGCTTATCAAAAATTGCTACCGCCTGAAGACCATGCTAATTATTTGGTTGCAAAACGTTGTATTGAGGAACTTGCTCTATATCTCAAACCATGTCAGACAAATCCTTCTTTAGCTACAG GTGTTGGACTTGTTTCTCGACCTATGCAAAGGAAATTGGTAACTTTAGTTGGTTGTCAGTTGGTTGAACCAGAAGGAAGAGCACGTGCAGTAAGGGCAGCTAGAAGTTTGGGTGAAAGGTCAGTTACAGAGTTGATACTACAACATCAAAATCCACAACAACTTAATGCTAATCTATGGGCTGCTGTAAGAGCTCGTGGATGTCAATTTCTTGGGCCAG caaTGCAAGAAGAAGTACTAAAACTTGTTTTATTGGCTTTGGAAGATGGATCTGCTCTTTCTAGGAAAGTATTAGTTATGTTTGTAGTTCAACGTCTAGAGTCACATTTTCCTCAAGCTTCTAAAACTAGCATAGGACATGTTGTACAATTATTGTATAGAGCAAGTTGTTTTAAG GTATCTAAACGAGAAGGAGATTCATCATTAATGCAATTAAAAGAAGAGTTTAGAACATATGAAGCTTTGAGGAGGGAGCATGATGCTCAAATAGTGCAAATTGCGACTGAAGCTGGTTTAAGAATAGCACCTGATCAATGGTCTGCATTGTTATATGGAGATACAAGCCATAAATCTCATATGCAAAGTATTATAGATAAACTTCAAACTCCACAATCTTTTGCTCAAAGTGTACAAGAATTGGTTATTGCTCTTCAACGTACTCCTGATCCTGGACAATTAAGTAGTCTAAGACCTCAATTAGAATTGCTAGCTGCAATAGATCCTAGCCCAG aaactgAACCTCCTACATTAGCAGAATGTCGAGGAGCATTAGAAGCTGTTAGAACTGTAGTCGCAGCGTTAGTAGAGTTCATTCAACAACACGGTAATCGGAAAACACAAGATGGTACCCACAATGTAGGTCCTGGACAACCAAAATATAAAGTGAGCATGTGTCGAGATCTCGCACTTAGAGGCTCTTGTCCTAGGTCTACTAATTGTACATTTGCTCATAGTGACATGGAACTAGATAA ATATAGATCAAAAAGTCGGAAATTGAGTCTCAGATCAAGTTTACCTGGAATCAACCATTCAGATGCGAAAACAGACAAATCAGTTACTGGATCAAATAATAAGACATTTAAACAAAATGACGATTTATCTTATCATTCCATAAAGTCGCACGATAATACTCATAGGGAAA GCTTTAATTCTATGAACAAAGTTAATCCAATACAACATCACAACCCAAcaaatgaaaacaattttatcggATCATTAACGAATTATATGCTACCATCTCCTCAAGGAATGTTACCTGTGGTACCGACGAAAAATATTGACGTACATTGTTCTCATTATATTATGCCTAATACACCTGTTGATTACACTGCACCTAATCTTAATATTTGGGATTCGTCGCAGCTTTCATCTAATATGACCAATGGAATATCTAATACTAAAAAG CAGCGAACCGTTGCCAAAACATTGGCGATGTTACTGCAACGCAggatggaaatattaaaccAACTTGAAACGATTGTCAACAAACAAGTGCCACAGATGAAAATG AATTACGACATACAAGGAGACACGCTATCATCGAATTTCTCTATATGGACAAACACACCAAATAATCCAATGGTTTCTTCAACAAATATGAATTGCAACAATAATTTCCGATGCGCAGATCCCATTCTATTCGATGATGAATTTGTGCCATTTGATGCATCATCAAATAGTAAATATGGACCAATTTCTAAACTATCCAAAAACTTAATCAg atCTACTAATGGCGTACAGTCTACTAATTTCTATGCAGATGGAGGAACATCTCCTACAATATCTGCTTATCGATCTATGCCAACCACAAATTCTATTACGTCTTGGTATTATGGAAATCAAC CTTATGCTACAATTGGTGCAAATGGAGGAATACAGGCTATCAATAACAGTAGTTTTGGAgataattacattacatttgGTCGTAATATATCCGATACGTCAACGCACACACAACTTCCACGACCAGATAGTATGTCTAAAGA CTTAATCCTTGAATCCCAAAAGGTAAAACAACAATTAAGACATCTTGAGAAGAAGATTAATGACTTGAAG CTTGCCACACAAGGTGCAACTTTTACGGCCGGGGAAAGGTTAGCACAAGAATTACAAATGATTGAAGCTGGCatcagagaaaaagaaaaggacgtACGAAATTGGAGTCCATACGGTACCGTACCTTGGATTCAATCgtcgaataatttacttagTTCTCAAAATTTCAGTCAGGATTATAAGCCCGAAGAA GAAGATACCTACGAAGCAGGTATCGCAAATGATATGCGGGAATTAGAATTACGATGGGAATTCGAACTGCAAGAACAAGAAAAACATTGGTCAAGTGAAGAGGATAATTCTAAGAAATAA
- the LOC122569712 gene encoding roquin-2 isoform X2, which yields MPIQAPQWTEFLSCPVCCHDFDVAIRGPISLGCGHTICRTCLANLHRKQCPFDQSIINTEIERLPVNEALLQLVGNPVPTNVATAYQKLLPPEDHANYLVAKRCIEELALYLKPCQTNPSLATGVGLVSRPMQRKLVTLVGCQLVEPEGRARAVRAARSLGERSVTELILQHQNPQQLNANLWAAVRARGCQFLGPAMQEEVLKLVLLALEDGSALSRKVLVMFVVQRLESHFPQASKTSIGHVVQLLYRASCFKVSKREGDSSLMQLKEEFRTYEALRREHDAQIVQIATEAGLRIAPDQWSALLYGDTSHKSHMQSIIDKLQTPQSFAQSVQELVIALQRTPDPGQLSSLRPQLELLAAIDPSPETEPPTLAECRGALEAVRTVVAALVEFIQQHGNRKTQDGTHNVGPGQPKYKVSMCRDLALRGSCPRSTNCTFAHSDMELDKYRSKSRKLSLRSSLPGINHSDAKTDKSVTGSNNKTFKQNDDLSYHSIKSHDNTHRESFNSMNKVNPIQHHNPTNENNFIGSLTNYMLPSPQGMLPVVPTKNIDVHCSHYIMPNTPVDYTAPNLNIWDSSQLSSNMTNGISNTKKRTVAKTLAMLLQRRMEILNQLETIVNKQVPQMKMNYDIQGDTLSSNFSIWTNTPNNPMVSSTNMNCNNNFRCADPILFDDEFVPFDASSNSKYGPISKLSKNLIRSTNGVQSTNFYADGGTSPTISAYRSMPTTNSITSWYYGNQPYATIGANGGIQAINNSSFGDNYITFGRNISDTSTHTQLPRPDSMSKDLILESQKVKQQLRHLEKKINDLKLATQGATFTAGERLAQELQMIEAGIREKEKDVRNWSPYGTVPWIQSSNNLLSSQNFSQDYKPEEEDTYEAGIANDMRELELRWEFELQEQEKHWSSEEDNSKK from the exons ATGCCAATACAGGCACCACAGTGGACTGAATTTCTTTCGTGTCCAGTTTGCTGTCATGACTTTGATGTGGCCATACGTGGTCCAATATCGTTAGGATGTGGTCATACCATATGTCGTACGTGCCTTGCAAATTTACATCGTAAACAATGTCCTTTTGATCAG agtattattaatacagaaatagaaagattACCAGTAAATGAAGCTTTATTACAATTGGTGGGAAATCCTGTTCCCACAAATGTTGCAACAGCTTATCAAAAATTGCTACCGCCTGAAGACCATGCTAATTATTTGGTTGCAAAACGTTGTATTGAGGAACTTGCTCTATATCTCAAACCATGTCAGACAAATCCTTCTTTAGCTACAG GTGTTGGACTTGTTTCTCGACCTATGCAAAGGAAATTGGTAACTTTAGTTGGTTGTCAGTTGGTTGAACCAGAAGGAAGAGCACGTGCAGTAAGGGCAGCTAGAAGTTTGGGTGAAAGGTCAGTTACAGAGTTGATACTACAACATCAAAATCCACAACAACTTAATGCTAATCTATGGGCTGCTGTAAGAGCTCGTGGATGTCAATTTCTTGGGCCAG caaTGCAAGAAGAAGTACTAAAACTTGTTTTATTGGCTTTGGAAGATGGATCTGCTCTTTCTAGGAAAGTATTAGTTATGTTTGTAGTTCAACGTCTAGAGTCACATTTTCCTCAAGCTTCTAAAACTAGCATAGGACATGTTGTACAATTATTGTATAGAGCAAGTTGTTTTAAG GTATCTAAACGAGAAGGAGATTCATCATTAATGCAATTAAAAGAAGAGTTTAGAACATATGAAGCTTTGAGGAGGGAGCATGATGCTCAAATAGTGCAAATTGCGACTGAAGCTGGTTTAAGAATAGCACCTGATCAATGGTCTGCATTGTTATATGGAGATACAAGCCATAAATCTCATATGCAAAGTATTATAGATAAACTTCAAACTCCACAATCTTTTGCTCAAAGTGTACAAGAATTGGTTATTGCTCTTCAACGTACTCCTGATCCTGGACAATTAAGTAGTCTAAGACCTCAATTAGAATTGCTAGCTGCAATAGATCCTAGCCCAG aaactgAACCTCCTACATTAGCAGAATGTCGAGGAGCATTAGAAGCTGTTAGAACTGTAGTCGCAGCGTTAGTAGAGTTCATTCAACAACACGGTAATCGGAAAACACAAGATGGTACCCACAATGTAGGTCCTGGACAACCAAAATATAAAGTGAGCATGTGTCGAGATCTCGCACTTAGAGGCTCTTGTCCTAGGTCTACTAATTGTACATTTGCTCATAGTGACATGGAACTAGATAA ATATAGATCAAAAAGTCGGAAATTGAGTCTCAGATCAAGTTTACCTGGAATCAACCATTCAGATGCGAAAACAGACAAATCAGTTACTGGATCAAATAATAAGACATTTAAACAAAATGACGATTTATCTTATCATTCCATAAAGTCGCACGATAATACTCATAGGGAAA GCTTTAATTCTATGAACAAAGTTAATCCAATACAACATCACAACCCAAcaaatgaaaacaattttatcggATCATTAACGAATTATATGCTACCATCTCCTCAAGGAATGTTACCTGTGGTACCGACGAAAAATATTGACGTACATTGTTCTCATTATATTATGCCTAATACACCTGTTGATTACACTGCACCTAATCTTAATATTTGGGATTCGTCGCAGCTTTCATCTAATATGACCAATGGAATATCTAATACTAAAAAG CGAACCGTTGCCAAAACATTGGCGATGTTACTGCAACGCAggatggaaatattaaaccAACTTGAAACGATTGTCAACAAACAAGTGCCACAGATGAAAATG AATTACGACATACAAGGAGACACGCTATCATCGAATTTCTCTATATGGACAAACACACCAAATAATCCAATGGTTTCTTCAACAAATATGAATTGCAACAATAATTTCCGATGCGCAGATCCCATTCTATTCGATGATGAATTTGTGCCATTTGATGCATCATCAAATAGTAAATATGGACCAATTTCTAAACTATCCAAAAACTTAATCAg atCTACTAATGGCGTACAGTCTACTAATTTCTATGCAGATGGAGGAACATCTCCTACAATATCTGCTTATCGATCTATGCCAACCACAAATTCTATTACGTCTTGGTATTATGGAAATCAAC CTTATGCTACAATTGGTGCAAATGGAGGAATACAGGCTATCAATAACAGTAGTTTTGGAgataattacattacatttgGTCGTAATATATCCGATACGTCAACGCACACACAACTTCCACGACCAGATAGTATGTCTAAAGA CTTAATCCTTGAATCCCAAAAGGTAAAACAACAATTAAGACATCTTGAGAAGAAGATTAATGACTTGAAG CTTGCCACACAAGGTGCAACTTTTACGGCCGGGGAAAGGTTAGCACAAGAATTACAAATGATTGAAGCTGGCatcagagaaaaagaaaaggacgtACGAAATTGGAGTCCATACGGTACCGTACCTTGGATTCAATCgtcgaataatttacttagTTCTCAAAATTTCAGTCAGGATTATAAGCCCGAAGAA GAAGATACCTACGAAGCAGGTATCGCAAATGATATGCGGGAATTAGAATTACGATGGGAATTCGAACTGCAAGAACAAGAAAAACATTGGTCAAGTGAAGAGGATAATTCTAAGAAATAA
- the LOC122569715 gene encoding mitochondrial carrier homolog 2-like, with protein MISPIDEPLFSDIALRMLMNTVSHPIEYAKVLIQIGYEPIPPRPTTTLFGQPALALPNVFQYVRYIKNVDGFTGCYRGLIPKLCAYTVSAVAFEKASKCIKFNDEPSKEIYDCDLEESQNHKKCIYEFIRDLISRMIGIIVSHPLDVIALRMMAQFVGGETKYNGLFRSFVEVYKENGIMGYYAGLLPRLIGNAAVLMLVSSSTYVIDKYIISDRELKPYAVSVIRFIVTTITYPFLVVSHCMAVNNCGLIAGLPPQMPIYNSWLDCWSHLSATNQLKRGNSLLWRYYMGPQVIINGKPIPINKYNFHLQSTT; from the exons atGATATCGCCAATAGATGAACCTTTATTCTCTGATATTGCACTTCGTATGCTAATGAATACCGTTTCGCATCCTATTGAATACGCTAAAGTTTTAATACAG atCGGATATGAACCGATTCCACCACGACCTACAACTACTTTATTTGGACAACCGGCTTTAGCTTTACCTAACGTTTTTCAGTAcg TTAGATACATAAAGAATGTAGATGGATTCACTGGCTGCTACCGTGGTCTTATTCCAAAATTATGTGCCTACACTGTGAGTGCTGTAGCTTTTGAAAAAGCTTCTAAAtgcattaaatttaatgatgAACCGagtaaagaaatttatgacTGCGATTTAGAAGAAAG tcagaatcataaaaaatgtatatatgaatTCATACGAGACCTAATTAGTAGAATGATTGGAATTATAGTTAGCCATCCATTAGATGTTATTGCGTTAAGGATGATGGCACAATTTGTTGGTGGAGAAACAAAATACAA CGGATTGTTTAGATCATTTGTAGAAGTATACAAAGAGAATGGAATCATGGGATACTATGCAGGATTATTACCTCGGCTCATTGGAAATGCTGCTGTATTAATGCTAGTCAGTTCATCTACTTATGTTATtgataaatacattataaGTGATAGAGAATTGAAACCATATGCTGTTTCTGTCATAAGG TTTATAGTAACAACAATTACATATCCATTTTTAGTGGTATCACACTGTATGGCAGTTAATAATTGTGG ATTAATTGCCGGTCTTCCTCCACAAATGCCAATTTACAATAGCTGGTTGGATTGCTGGTCTCACCTTTCAGCTACCAACCAgttaaaaagaggaaacagtCTTTTATGGCGTTATTATATGGGGCCACAAGTGATAATTAATGGAAAACCAATACCCattaacaaatacaatttccACTTGCAAAGTACAACATAG
- the LOC122569713 gene encoding USP6 N-terminal-like protein, translated as MNEEELLKRSAAERDRIFSCYDRGRENGAEIDPWEDPTFEVYHTTDRYGFIHDKRLPQKPDPNEIKTHRVEMERLKKWEKMTKQWDSSSTKEKLRRRVYKGIPNRFRGQVWALLLGIKNLKKEQAGKYEEMLQLARKWSTEIRQIDADVARQYRDHINYRERYSIKQRSMFYVLAAYSMYNMEVGYCQGMSVLAGLLLLYMDEEDAFWGLSVLLADKKYTMHGFYVDGFPKLNRFIEHHDKIMNKFLPKLKRKLDKCGCDSILYALKWFFVVFQERTPVSLGLRIWDIFLLDGDRILPAMAYTVMKMHKRFLMPMESLDEFCNYLQIKLEKDFCFDDDTVISTMERSMEELKRAKLDYPGPPLPHELPRFPFGTFKEPTFASKVGRRTEEFSEAQHVMRESITQRRDLVLADDGRESTTPVEQTSCGLGGSKFSFDPSLDDGASPNGSRRSLADTSVTSTADLSVFSSATRSQALDNSLDTQSNISNASSGSGGLPTPRATPHQPSPDVVRIYVPYTSPMSGSYKDDLPRTLPRSLETNRIRIRVDPDQTPIVENLKPFSLESPEVELDLK; from the exons ATGAATGAGGAAGAATTATTGAAACGGTCTGCTGCAGAGCGAGATAGAATATTTAGCTGCTACGACCGTGGTAGAGAAAATGGAGCAGAAATCGATCCTTGGGAAGATCCTACCTTTGAAGTATATCATACCACAGACAGATATGGATTCATACA tgaTAAACGTTTGCCACAAAAACCAGATCCTAATGAGATTAAGACTCACCGGGTGGAAATGGAAAGACTAAAGAAATGGGAAAAAATGACAAAACAATGGGATAGTTCTTCAACTAAGGAAAAATTAAGGCGCAGAGTATATAAAGGAATTCCTAATAGATTTCGTGGTCAAGTGTGGGCATTGTTATTgggtattaaaaatttaaagaaagaacaagCTGGTAAATATGAAGAGATGTTACAACTTGCACGTAAATGGTCTACAGAAATAAGACAAATCGATGCTGATGTAGCTAGACAATATAGAGATCATATCAATTATAG aGAAAGGTATAGCATAAAACAACGATCTATGTTTTATGTATTGGCTGCCTATAGTATGTACAATATGGAAGTGGGTTATTGTCAAGGGATGTCTGTATTAGCTGGATTACTTTTACTGTATATGGATGAAGAAGATGCATTTTGGGGTCTTTCTGTGTTGCTTgctgataaaaaatataccatGCATG gatTTTATGTTGACGGATTTCCaaaattaaatcgtttcaTAGAGCATCacgataaaattatgaataaatttttaccaaaattAAAACGGAAACTCGATAAATGCGGTTGTGATTCTATTCTTTATGCGCTAAAATGGTTTTTTGTTGTTTTCCAAGAGAgg aCACCTGTGAGCCTCGGTCTTCGAATTTgggatatatttttattagatggGGATCGCATTTTACCTGCTATGGCATACACAGTCATGAAAATGCATAAACGTTTTCTTATGCCGATGGAAAGTTTAgatgaattttgtaattatttgcaaattaaattagaaaaagatttttgttTTGACGATGATACAGTAATAAGTACTATGGAACGTAGTATGGAAGAACTAAAACGTGCCAAGTTGGATTATCCTGGCCCTCCCTTACCACATGAATTACCACGATTTCCATTTGGCACATTTAAGGAACCTACTTTTGCAAGCAAA GTTGGGAGACGTACTGAAGAATTTAGCGAAGCACAACATGTAATGCGAGAATCTATAACACAACGTAGAGATCTTGTACTCGCTGATGACGGTAGAGAAAGTACAACACCGGTTGAACAAACCAGTTGTGGTCTTGGCG GAAGCAAATTCTCATTTGATCCAAGTCTTGATGATGGGGCCTCTCCCAATGGCTCACGCCGGTCATTGGCAGATACATCTGTTACCTCGACAGCTGACCTTTCTGTATTTAGTTCGGCGACACGGTCTCAAGCGTTAGACAATAGTCTTGATACTCaaagtaatatttctaatGCTAGCTCTGGCAGTGGTGGTTTACCCACGCCTAGGGCAACGCCTCATCAACCAAGTCCAGATGTTGTACGAATTTATGTACCATATACATCGCCTATGTCTGGCTCATACAAAGATGATCTTCCGCGTACACTTCCGCGGTCTTTAGAAACAAATAGAATCCGCATACGTGTCGATCCTGATCAAACACCAAtagtggaaaatttaaaacctTTTTCATTAGAGAGTCCAGAAGTCGAACTAgacttaaaataa
- the LOC122569716 gene encoding histone H2A-like — MSGRGKGGKAKAKAKSRSNRAGLQFPVGRIHRLLRKGNYAERVGAGAPVYLAAVMEYLAAEVLELAGNAARDNKKTRIIPRHLQLAIRNDEELNKLLSGVTIAQGGVLPNIQAVLLPKKTEKKA, encoded by the coding sequence ATGTCTGGTCGTGGGAAAGGAGGAAAAGCTAAAGCTAAGGCGAAGTCTCGTTCAAACAGAGCTGGACTGCAATTTCCAGTTGGTCGTATCCACAGACTTttgagaaaaggaaattacgCTGAAAGAGTCGGTGCTGGAGCTCCAGTTTATTTGGCTGCAGTTATGGAGTACCTGGCTGCTGAAGTTCTCGAATTGGCGGGAAACGCCGCACGAGATAACAAGAAAACTAGAATTATTCCGAGACATTTACAACTTGCCATCCGCAATGATGaggaattaaataaacttCTGTCTGGTGTTACCATTGCGCAAGGAGGTGTTCTTCCAAATATTCAAGCTGTACTTCTACCAAAGAAAACCGAGAAAAAGGCTTAG
- the LOC122568861 gene encoding histone H2B-like, with the protein MPPKVSGKAVKKAGKAQKNISKADKKKKRRRKESYAIYIYKVLKQVHPDTGISSKAMSIMNSFVNDVFERIAAEASRLAHYNKRSTITSREIQTAVRLLLPGELAKHAVSEGTKAVTKYTSSK; encoded by the coding sequence ATGCCGCCAAAAGTAAGTGGAAAAGCTGTAAAGAAAGCCGGTAAGGCTCAGAAAAACATAAGCAAAGCcgataagaagaagaaaaggagaaggaaggaaagttACGCTATCTACATCTACAAAGTGCTGAAACAGGTGCATCCTGATACTGGTATTTCTAGCAAGGCAATGAGCATCATGAACAGTTTTGTTAATGATGTTTTTGAACGTATTGCTGCTGAAGCATCAAGATTGGCGCATTATAATAAACGTTCTACAATTACCTCTCGGGAGATCCAAACTGCTGTGAGGCTACTGTTACCTGGTGAATTGGCTAAGCATGCAGTAAGCGAAGGTACTAAAGCAGTCACCAAGTATACCAGCTCCAAATAA